The following are from one region of the Nicotiana tabacum cultivar K326 chromosome 3, ASM71507v2, whole genome shotgun sequence genome:
- the LOC107788142 gene encoding mitogen-activated protein kinase kinase kinase 20-like, protein MDWIRGESVGHGSFGKVNLAIPRCQSSLFCPSMVVKSSSASCSATLLNEKLILDELKGCSQIINCLGDSYTYENGEKLYNVLLEYASGGDLSDKLKKSSDHILPEFEVKKYTKALLKGLYYIHKSGYVHCDIKLQNILLGEDGQVKIADFGLAKRTKSRKDDKLRCELRGTPLYMSPEMVTGGEQDTPADIWALGCVLVEMATGNPAWRCTDTTRLLMTIGVSDQLPEIPEKLCEEGKDFLEKCFVKDPKKRWTAEMLLNHPFVAGQTYDDDTVILKDQTCESGTPSTSPKCPFDFPDWVSDDSGKSSATCSITSLPSPAIQELRNLNGGSWSAAPAERLRVLVGEHRPESEWSTADGWVSVR, encoded by the coding sequence ATGGATTGGATTCGAGGTGAATCAGTAGGTCATGGAAGCTTCGGCAAAGTCAATTTAGCAATACCCAGATGCCAAAGCTCTCTGTTTTGTCCATCAATGGTGGTTAAGTCTTCTTCCGCTTCCTGTTCAGCTACTCTGTTGAACGAGAAGCTAATCTTGGATGAGCTTAAAGGTTGTTCacaaataatcaattgccttggGGATAGCTATACCTACGAAAATGGCGAAAAGTTATACAATGTCTTGTTGGAGTATGCTTCAGGGGGTGATTTATCAGATAAGCTCAAGAAGTCCAGTGATCATATATTGCCGGAATTTGAAGTAAAAAAATACACCAAGGCCTTACTGAAAGGGCTATACTACATCCACAAGAGTGGTTATGTTCACTGTGATATTAAGCTTCAGAACATTCTTTTAGGTGAAGATGGTCAAGTCAAAATTGCTGATTTTGGATTGGCAAAGAGAACGAAATCCAGAAAAGATGATAAATTGCGATGTGAGTTGAGGGGTACTCCATTATACATGTCGCCGGAAATGGTAACTGGTGGCGAACAGGACACTCCCGCCGATATCTGGGCACTTGGATGTGTTCTGGTGGAAATGGCAACCGGTAATCCAGCGTGGAGATGCACTGATACGACCAGATTATTGATGACAATTGGAGTTAGTGATCAATTGCCCGAAATTCCTGAGAAATTGTGTGAAGAAGGAAAAGATTTTCTAGAGAAGTGCTTTGTGAAGGACCCGAAAAAGAGATGGACGGCTGAGATGCTTCTAAACCATCCCTTTGTAGCTGGTCAAACTTATGATGATGACACTGTTATATTGAAGGACCAAACATGCGAGAGTGGGACTCCTTCAACTTCTCCTAAGTGTCCATTTGATTTTCCAGATTGGGTCTCTGATGACTCTGGTAAATCCTCAGCAACATGTTCAATTACATCTCTGCCCTCGCCGGCAATTCAAGAATTGCGGAATTTAAACGGCGGTTCATGGTCCGCAGCGCCGGCTGAGAGGTTGAGAGTATTAGTAGGTGAACACAGACCTGAATCTGAATGGTCTACAGCTGATGGCTGGGTCAGTGTTAGGTGA